In Pedobacter sp. W3I1, one DNA window encodes the following:
- a CDS encoding Tex family protein: MLTHHKIIAAELKVAEKQVTATINLLDEGATVPFISRYRKEATGSLDEVEVAAIRDRVLQLRDLDKRREAILKSMTELGKLTPELEKKINEAETISLLEDIYLPFKPKRKTRASVAKEKGLEPLALQIFEQNAFDLEASADKFIDAEKGVNSLDEALAGARDIIAEMISENVEARTKMRTYFQEKAVFKSEVIKGKEEEGIKYKDYFEWSEPVKTAASHRVLAMRRGEKELILRLDALPPAGDAIAILENQFILGNNAASKQVQQALEDGYKRLLEPAMETELRVFTKQKADEEAIRVFAENARQLLLAAPMGQKNVLAIDPGFRTGCKVVCLDKQGQLLENTAIYPHTGQGNVKNAEFTIQQLCEKHNVEAIAIGNGTAGRETEAFVRGLNLPHITIVMVNESGASIYSASEVAREEFPTQDITVRGAVSIGRRLMDPLAELVKIDPKSIGVGQYQHDVDQHKLQASLDDTVISAVNAVGVELNTASKQILAYVSGLGPTLAQNIVDYRNTHGAFKNRESLKKVSRLGDKAYEQAAGFLRIRNAENVLDTSGVHPERYAVVDKMAKDLGTTVSALMKDTQLQKQIKPQQYVTDEIGLPTLTDILKELAKPGRDPREQFEAFSFTDGVNEVSDLRVGMKLPGIVTNITNFGAFVDIGVHQDGLVHTSQLANRFVANPNDVVKVHQKVEVTVMEVDVARKRISLSMKTEASPKSEVRSRETKEHKPKQDFKQNNSKSNFKPRNEPKDADGDLQEKLAKLKGMFK; this comes from the coding sequence ATGTTAACCCACCATAAAATAATTGCAGCCGAATTAAAAGTTGCAGAAAAACAAGTAACCGCAACCATAAACCTGTTAGATGAAGGTGCAACCGTACCCTTTATTTCACGTTACCGTAAAGAAGCAACAGGCAGCTTAGACGAGGTTGAGGTAGCAGCAATCCGCGATCGGGTTTTGCAATTGCGCGATTTAGACAAGCGCCGGGAAGCGATTTTGAAATCGATGACAGAGCTTGGCAAGTTAACGCCCGAACTGGAAAAAAAGATCAACGAAGCCGAAACCATTTCACTTCTGGAAGACATTTATCTGCCATTTAAACCTAAACGTAAAACACGTGCCTCGGTTGCAAAAGAGAAAGGCTTAGAGCCTTTGGCCTTACAGATATTTGAACAGAATGCTTTTGATTTAGAGGCATCAGCAGATAAATTTATCGATGCAGAGAAAGGTGTAAATTCGCTTGATGAAGCTTTAGCGGGCGCACGGGATATCATTGCTGAAATGATTTCTGAAAATGTAGAGGCACGTACCAAAATGCGAACTTATTTTCAGGAAAAAGCTGTTTTTAAATCAGAAGTGATCAAAGGAAAAGAAGAAGAAGGCATTAAATATAAAGATTATTTCGAATGGAGCGAGCCGGTTAAAACAGCTGCATCACACCGTGTGCTGGCTATGCGCCGTGGTGAGAAGGAACTGATTTTAAGATTAGATGCACTTCCACCAGCAGGAGATGCTATTGCCATTTTAGAAAACCAGTTTATTTTGGGCAATAATGCTGCTTCAAAGCAGGTTCAGCAGGCTTTAGAAGATGGCTATAAACGTTTGTTGGAGCCGGCAATGGAAACAGAGCTCCGTGTATTTACCAAACAAAAAGCAGATGAAGAAGCTATCCGGGTTTTTGCCGAAAATGCACGTCAATTGTTATTGGCAGCTCCAATGGGACAAAAAAATGTACTGGCTATCGATCCCGGTTTTCGTACCGGTTGTAAAGTGGTTTGTTTAGATAAACAAGGTCAGCTGTTAGAAAACACGGCCATTTATCCGCATACCGGACAAGGGAATGTGAAAAATGCCGAATTTACCATTCAACAGCTCTGCGAGAAACACAACGTTGAAGCCATCGCCATTGGTAACGGTACTGCAGGAAGAGAAACCGAAGCGTTTGTTCGTGGGTTGAATTTACCGCACATCACCATTGTAATGGTTAACGAAAGTGGCGCTTCGATTTATTCGGCATCAGAAGTAGCCAGGGAAGAATTCCCTACACAGGACATTACCGTACGGGGAGCCGTTTCAATCGGTCGCCGTTTAATGGATCCATTGGCCGAACTGGTAAAAATTGATCCAAAATCGATCGGTGTGGGCCAATACCAGCACGACGTTGATCAGCATAAATTACAGGCAAGTTTAGATGATACCGTAATCAGTGCGGTAAATGCTGTAGGTGTAGAATTAAACACCGCCTCAAAACAGATCTTAGCCTATGTTTCTGGCTTAGGACCAACTTTAGCACAGAATATCGTAGACTATAGAAATACTCATGGTGCTTTTAAAAACCGTGAAAGCTTGAAAAAAGTATCTCGTTTGGGTGACAAAGCTTACGAGCAGGCGGCAGGTTTCTTACGGATCCGCAATGCAGAAAATGTTTTGGATACCAGCGGTGTACACCCTGAGCGTTATGCAGTAGTAGATAAAATGGCAAAGGACCTGGGCACTACCGTTTCTGCTTTAATGAAAGATACACAATTGCAAAAGCAGATTAAACCACAGCAATATGTAACGGACGAAATCGGTTTACCAACACTAACTGATATTTTAAAAGAACTGGCAAAACCTGGCCGCGATCCGCGTGAACAGTTTGAGGCCTTTAGCTTTACCGATGGTGTGAATGAGGTTTCAGATTTAAGAGTAGGTATGAAGCTTCCTGGAATTGTAACCAACATTACCAATTTCGGTGCCTTTGTTGATATCGGTGTGCATCAAGATGGTCTGGTTCACACCAGTCAGCTTGCCAACCGTTTCGTGGCTAATCCAAATGATGTGGTTAAAGTGCATCAAAAGGTCGAAGTTACGGTTATGGAAGTTGACGTAGCCCGTAAAAGGATTTCGCTATCAATGAAAACTGAAGCCAGTCCGAAATCGGAAGTCCGTAGTCGGGAGACTAAGGAGCATAAACCGAAACAAGATTTTAAACAGAATAACAGTAAATCCAATTTCAAGCCCCGCAATGAGCCAAAAGATGCTGATGGCGATCTGCAGGAAAAATTAGCAAAACTGAAAGGCATGTTTAAATAA
- a CDS encoding pentapeptide repeat-containing protein produces the protein MSEYIADQTFEKADFTIRALPKAEYENCKFINCDFASSDLSGVKFLDCEFISCNLSLASLTKTSFIDVNFQDCKMLGIRFENCNDFGLAFNFNNCKLDHSSFYKLKLKKTDFKSSQLHEVDFSECDLSSAVLHNCDLLNATFDKTILEKVDFRTAYNYSIDPDNNRIKKAKFSKSGIAGLLQKYDILISE, from the coding sequence ATGTCCGAATACATAGCCGACCAAACATTTGAAAAAGCCGATTTTACCATACGAGCACTCCCAAAAGCAGAATACGAAAACTGTAAATTCATCAATTGCGATTTCGCCAGTTCAGACTTAAGCGGTGTTAAATTTTTAGATTGCGAATTCATCTCCTGTAACTTAAGTCTTGCCAGTCTTACTAAAACCTCATTTATTGATGTCAATTTTCAGGATTGCAAAATGTTGGGAATAAGGTTCGAAAACTGCAACGATTTTGGTTTGGCATTCAATTTTAACAACTGCAAACTAGATCACTCATCTTTCTACAAACTAAAGCTCAAGAAAACGGACTTCAAAAGTTCACAATTGCACGAAGTAGATTTTTCAGAATGCGACTTATCAAGCGCAGTGCTCCATAACTGCGATTTGTTGAACGCTACCTTCGACAAGACTATCCTTGAAAAAGTAGATTTCAGAACTGCCTATAATTATTCAATCGACCCGGATAACAATAGGATCAAAAAAGCAAAATTCTCAAAATCGGGCATTGCAGGCTTACTACAGAAATACGACATCCTGATCAGCGAATAG
- a CDS encoding transposase: MMAGVQNDQILIQGTRTQREKIRLNVRMVTFFDAESGRTFEFLTNNFSLLPEEIAEIYKKRWLIEVLFKRVKQNFPLKYFLGDNENAIKIQIWCAFISDLLIKVVQVQLKRKWAFSNLRSIIRLHMMSYISLYKFLNNPEKLSMGKGNNNQLKLGALEIDFKT, translated from the coding sequence ATGATGGCAGGTGTGCAGAATGATCAGATATTGATACAGGGGACACGTACGCAACGGGAAAAGATCAGGCTGAACGTACGTATGGTTACCTTTTTTGATGCGGAATCGGGACGGACATTCGAATTCCTAACCAACAATTTCTCCCTGTTGCCCGAAGAAATCGCAGAAATATACAAAAAGCGCTGGCTCATCGAGGTGCTCTTCAAAAGGGTAAAGCAGAACTTTCCCCTTAAATATTTCCTTGGGGACAATGAAAACGCAATCAAAATCCAGATATGGTGTGCTTTTATATCCGATCTGCTGATAAAAGTTGTACAGGTACAGCTCAAAAGAAAATGGGCATTTTCCAATTTAAGGTCAATTATCAGGCTACACATGATGAGCTACATTAGCTTGTACAAATTCCTCAACAATCCTGAAAAGCTAAGTATGGGAAAAGGTAATAACAACCAGCTAAAATTGGGGGCCTTGGAAATAGATTTTAAGACATAA
- a CDS encoding iron chaperone, protein MDQPKPENIDQYIANFPVEAQKLLQQVRETIHKAVPEAKEVISYGMPAFKQNTVLVYFAGYARHIGFYPTSSGIEAFKDEFANYKWSKGAIQFPLDKPLPLDLITKITKFKAERDLEKAKKKKV, encoded by the coding sequence ATGGATCAGCCTAAACCAGAAAATATCGATCAGTATATTGCCAACTTTCCTGTAGAAGCACAGAAATTGCTTCAGCAAGTCCGCGAAACAATCCACAAAGCCGTACCAGAAGCTAAAGAAGTAATCAGTTATGGCATGCCGGCCTTTAAACAAAATACCGTGCTGGTGTACTTTGCCGGTTATGCAAGACATATCGGCTTTTATCCAACATCTTCAGGAATCGAAGCATTTAAAGATGAGTTTGCCAATTACAAATGGAGTAAAGGAGCCATCCAGTTTCCTTTAGATAAACCTTTGCCTTTAGATTTAATTACGAAAATAACAAAGTTTAAAGCAGAACGGGATTTAGAAAAAGCTAAAAAAAAGAAAGTATAA
- a CDS encoding pyruvate dehydrogenase complex E1 component subunit beta: MREIQFREALREAMSEEMRKDDRVFLLGEEVAEYNGAYKVSQGMLDEFGAKRIIDTPIAELGFAGIATGAATAGLIPIVEFMTFNFSLVAIDQIINGAAKILSMSGGQFSCPMVFRGPTGNAGQLGAQHSQNFENWFANTPGLKVVVPATPYDAKGLLKQSIIDQDPVIFMESEVMYGDKGDVPAEEYYIELGKANITKQGTDVTIVTFGKMLTRVVNPAVEELTKEGINVEVIDLRTVRPIDYDTIINSVKKTNRLVVVEEAWPLASLSGEIAFMVQKHAFDYLDAPVLRITCADVPLPYSPTLIAASLPNAERVVKAVKEVMYVKK, translated from the coding sequence ATGAGAGAAATCCAATTTAGAGAAGCACTACGCGAAGCCATGAGCGAAGAAATGCGTAAAGATGACCGCGTTTTTTTATTAGGTGAAGAAGTAGCAGAATATAACGGTGCGTACAAAGTAAGTCAGGGTATGCTTGATGAGTTTGGTGCGAAACGCATTATCGATACCCCGATTGCCGAACTAGGTTTCGCAGGTATTGCAACTGGTGCAGCAACAGCAGGCCTTATTCCAATTGTGGAATTTATGACCTTTAACTTCTCATTAGTAGCTATCGATCAGATTATAAATGGTGCTGCTAAAATTTTATCAATGAGTGGTGGTCAGTTCTCATGCCCTATGGTTTTCCGCGGTCCAACAGGTAACGCAGGTCAATTAGGTGCACAACACTCTCAAAACTTCGAAAACTGGTTTGCAAATACACCAGGATTAAAAGTGGTAGTTCCAGCTACTCCTTACGATGCAAAAGGTTTATTAAAACAATCAATTATAGATCAGGATCCAGTTATTTTCATGGAGTCTGAGGTAATGTACGGCGATAAGGGCGATGTTCCTGCAGAAGAGTACTATATCGAATTAGGAAAAGCAAACATAACCAAACAAGGTACTGATGTAACCATCGTAACTTTTGGTAAAATGTTAACCCGCGTTGTAAACCCAGCTGTAGAAGAATTAACTAAAGAAGGAATCAATGTAGAGGTGATCGATTTACGTACAGTACGTCCTATCGATTATGATACCATTATCAATTCTGTTAAAAAAACAAACCGTTTGGTTGTTGTAGAAGAGGCTTGGCCTTTGGCATCTCTTTCCGGAGAGATTGCTTTTATGGTACAAAAACATGCATTCGATTATTTAGATGCACCAGTTTTACGTATCACTTGTGCCGACGTTCCACTTCCATACTCACCAACTTTAATCGCAGCAAGCTTACCAAATGCTGAGCGTGTGGTTAAAGCAGTAAAAGAAGTAATGTACGTTAAAAAATAA